The following proteins come from a genomic window of Prionailurus viverrinus isolate Anna chromosome D1, UM_Priviv_1.0, whole genome shotgun sequence:
- the LOC125176929 gene encoding olfactory receptor 51I2-like: MGLFNVTHPASFLLTGIPGLESSHAWLAGPLCVMYAVALGGNTVILQAVRVEPSLHEPMYYFLSMLSFSDVAMSMATLPTVLRTFCLNARNIAFDACLIQMFLIHSFSMMESGILLAMSFDRYVAICDPLRYAAVLTNEVIARIGIAVASRSFIILLPLLFLFKRLPICRSNVLSHSYCLHPDMMKLACADITINSIYGFFVLVSTFGMDMFLIFLSYVLILHSVMAIASREERLKVLNTCVSHILAVLVFYVPMIGVSTVHRFGKHAPRYVHVLMSNVYLFVPPVLNPLIYSAKTKEIRRAIVRMFRCMKT, from the coding sequence atgggactgttcaatgtcactcatcctgcttccttcctcctgaCCGGCATCCCTGGTCTGGAGAGCTCTCACGCCTGGCTAGCAGGGCCCCTCTGTGTCATGTATGCTGTGGCCCTCGGAGGCAACACTGTGATCCTGCAGGCCGTGCGAGTGGAGCCCAGCCTCCATGAGCCCATGTACTACTTCCTGTCCATGCTGTCCTTCAGTGACGTGGCCATGTCCATGGCCACACTGCCCACCGTGCTCAGAACCTTCTGCCTCAATGCCCGCAACATTGCCTTCGATGCCTGCCTGATTCAGATGtttctcattcattccttctcCATGATGGAGTCGGGCATTCTGCTGGCCATGAGCtttgaccgctatgtggccatttGTGATCCCTTGCGCTATGCTGCCGTGCTCACCAATGAAGTCATTGCCAGAATAGGCATAGCTGTGGCTTCTCGGAGCTTCATcatcctccttccccttctcttcctcttcaagAGGCTGCCTATCTGCAGATCCAATGTTCTTTCCCACTCCTACTGCCTTCACCCAGACATGATGAAGCTGGCCTGTGCTGATATCACTATCAACAGCATCTATGGATTCTTTGTTCTTGTATCTACCTTTGGCATGGACATGTTTCTTATCTTCCTCTCCTATGTGCTCATTCTGCACTCGGTCATGGCCATCGCTTCCCGAGAGGAACGCCTGAAAGTTCTCAACACATGCGTGTCACATATCTTGGCTGTACTTGTGTTTTACGTACCGATGATTGGGGTCTCCACAGTGCACCGCTTTGGAAAGCATGCCCCACGCTATGTACATGTCCTCATGTCCAATGTTTACCTCTTTGTACCTCCTGTGCTCAACCCTCTCATTTACAGCGCCAAGACAAAGGAGATCCGCCGAGCCATTGTCCGTATGTTTCGGTGCATGAAAACATGA